CGGGTAACTGAACACCTGGGTGTAGATAATGAAGTGTCGAGTTTTGTATTGCCGGTAGGCGCCACTATCAATATGGACGGCACCAGTCTTTACCAGGCCGTGGCCGCAGTCTTCATCACCCAGGCACTTCATTTCCCATTGGATTTCTCCGATCAGTTGACTATTATTCTGACTGCCTTGCTGGCTTCTATCGGTGCAGCAGCCGTACCCGGGACCGGTATGATCATGCTAGTAATCGTACTGGAATCGATCGGCTTTCCTGCCGACAAGTTGGCGATCGGCCTTGCATTGATCTTTGCCATTGACCGTCCGCTCGATATGTGTCGCACAGTAATCAACATCTCAGGCGACGCCATGGTATCAGTGGTAGTAGCCAAATCACTTGGCAAATTACATCATTCTGTACAAAAGGAAGAAAATCCACTCCATAATCAGAATGATATATCCCTGCACTAATCCTTCTTCTTTTCCGTAGTTACATCTCTACATCTTTCCAAGTGTCCGCTTCCGTACAGAACTGTTCGGAAACGGACACTTAATCTCCACATTCAATCCTAATAATCAGCGTATTATATTTATGGCATGCGTTTTGTTTTTAATAAAGCAAAACAGACAACATATATGGACAGAAAAATACCCAAAGATGTTCTCCTCAAAGAGAAAAGAAAAAGATGGATCAAATATGGAACTATTATCCTTTCCTCTATAGTGCTTATCGCTGTAATCATCTCTTTGCTCCGGGACAGTATATCCCTGAAAAATATCCAACTCTCCTCCGTCGATAAAGGAACGATTGAAGTTACCGTGAGCGCATCGGGAAAAGTGATGCCGGCATTTGAAGAGACCGTTATCGCTCCCATCGAAAGCCGGATCATGAAAGTACATAAAAGAGCGGGTGACTCCGTAGATGTGGGTACTCCCTTGCTACAACTCGACCTGCAAAGCATCGAGACCGACTACCGCAAAATGCTGGATGAATTGCAGATGCGCCAATACCGCATTGAGCAGCAACGTATCAAGAACAGCAGTACGCTCAGTGATATGGAAATGCAACTAAAAGTGAACGACATGCAGATCGATAAGATGGCTGTAGAAGTGGTCAATGAGAAATACCTCGACAGTATTGGAGCGGGTACCACTGATAAGGTCCGTGAGGTGGAGATCAGTTACAACGTAGCAAAGTTGGAACAAGAACAGGCACATAAGAAGTTCGAAAACGACCGTAAGGTGGCCGATGCTGAACTTCGTGTGCAGGAACTGGAGCTCGAGATTTTCCGTAAGACGCTTGCCGAAACCAAACGTATTCTTGAAGACGCACAGATCCGCTCACCACGAAAAGCTATCCTTACCTATATCAATAACCAGGTGGGTGCCCGTGTGGGACAAGGTACCGAAGTCGCCATCCTCTCCGACCTGTCGCAGTTCCGCATCGACGGGGAGATTGC
This window of the Proteiniphilum saccharofermentans genome carries:
- a CDS encoding efflux RND transporter periplasmic adaptor subunit, with translation MDRKIPKDVLLKEKRKRWIKYGTIILSSIVLIAVIISLLRDSISLKNIQLSSVDKGTIEVTVSASGKVMPAFEETVIAPIESRIMKVHKRAGDSVDVGTPLLQLDLQSIETDYRKMLDELQMRQYRIEQQRIKNSSTLSDMEMQLKVNDMQIDKMAVEVVNEKYLDSIGAGTTDKVREVEISYNVAKLEQEQAHKKFENDRKVADAELRVQELELEIFRKTLAETKRILEDAQIRSPRKAILTYINNQVGARVGQGTEVAILSDLSQFRIDGEIADSYGDRISVGSKAVVRIGSDELTGVVSNVTPLSKNGVIQFTVQLDDPDNQRLRSGLRTDVYVMNAVKEDVLRIDNGPYYSGQGTYELFVLNGGTLEKRKVQLGESNYQYVEVISGLEPGDRVVVSDMSRYRDKNKLKVSQ